The Lycium ferocissimum isolate CSIRO_LF1 chromosome 10, AGI_CSIRO_Lferr_CH_V1, whole genome shotgun sequence genome window below encodes:
- the LOC132032623 gene encoding probable calcium-binding protein CML16, with translation MASLQSDHQLKQLKEIFKRFDLDHDGSLTQLELAALLRALGLKPTGDQIHALLANMDNNGNGLIEFDELVNAIMPDMNAEILVNQEQLMEVFRSFDRDGNGYITAAELAGSMAKMGRPLTYKELSDMMQEADTNGDGVISFNEFANIMGRSAADILGLTVS, from the coding sequence ATGGCTAGTCTTCAATCCGATCACCAACTCAAACAACTCAAAGAAATATTCAAGCGATTCGATCTTGATCACGATGGAAGCCTCACACAACTAGAGTTAGCCGCTCTCCTACGTGCACTTGGCCTCAAGCCAACGGGTGATCAAATCCATGCATTACTAGCAAACATGGACAATAATGGCAACGGGCTCATTGAATTCGATGAGCTCGTAAATGCCATTATGCCCGACATGAATGCAGAAATCTTGGTAAATCAAGAACAACTCATGGAGGTTTTCCGATCGTTCGATCGAGATGGTAACGGATACATCACGGCTGCTGAGCTGGCTGGCTCAATGGCAAAAATGGGACGTCCATTAACGTACAAGGAGTTGTCTGATATGATGCAAGAAGCTGATACGAATGGTGATGGTGTTATAAGTTTTAATGAGTTTGCTAATATTATGGGAAGATCTGCGGCTGATATTCTTGGATTAACTGTTTCCTGA
- the LOC132032625 gene encoding proline-rich receptor-like protein kinase PERK9, translating to MSIVSPPPSSSTSFAAPPPTASNSPAPISQPNESSSTVASPQSAPPIASAPLPPTNITLPPPIASSPQPQPPLSTPKPPAGSAPPISPPPTPSGPPATLTPPPSTSPPVSSPAPPSSNIPTNPPSPPQLKPTRPAGSPPSPSIHPPTLSPPPPVQNPKPPPTPRSPGNPQSPSPPLSKPPANAPLSKPPKSNPHSPSPPLSKPPANAPPSKPPKSNPHSPSPPLSKPPANTPPSKPPKSTPDSPSLVPPKNSPPSPASLPPSNSPSSSSPPKDSSLPTPTAQLSPPQPTLSPPSPSFPSGHNDTTTSSNSSADRSKDAGDGSIGTGGTIALGIILAFLLLSIIGAAGWCIWKRKKKDSGPSDGYILPVTLISSPKSGSASLKVGESIPEIGNGADSNIADGNTGGLGHSKPWFTFQELVEATNGFSEHNLLGEGGFGSVYKGCLADGRDVAVKKLNIFGSQGEREFRAEVEIISRIHHRHLVSLVGYCIYESGRLLVYEYVPNDTLYFHLHAQGRPVMDWATRVKIAVGAARGIAYLHEDCCPRIIHRDIKSSNILLDNNFDARVADFGLAKLAQDARSHVTTRVMGTFGYMAPEYASSGKLTEKSDVFSFGVVLLELITGRKPVDTSQPLGEESLVEWARPLLGDALEKEEFDQLTDPRLEKNYVDSEMFQMIEVAAACVRHSAAKRPRMGQIMRAFDSMLMSDLTNGMKVGESAIYNPAEQSAQIRMFRRMAFASQDLTSDFSSQGTHYSSELAEHV from the exons ATGTCAATAGTTTCACCCCCTCCAAGTTCTTCTACATCATTTGCAGCTCCACCACCAACTGCTTCTAATTCTCCAGCACCTATATCTCAGCCTAATGAAAGCTCATcaactgttgcatctccacaaTCTGCTCCTCCAATAGCATCAGCACCACTGCCTCCAACAAATATAACATTGCCTCCTCCTATAGCATCATCTCCACAGCCACAACCTCCACTTTCTACTCCAAAACCTCCTGCAGGATCTGCTCCTCCAATTAGTCCTCCACCTACACCGTCCGGTCCACCTGCTACCTTAACACCACCTCCATCTACTAGTCCACCTGTTAGTTCACCAGCACCTCCATCATCCAACATACCAACTAATCCACCATCACCACCTCAACTAAAACCAACTCGTCCTGCAGGTTCACCTCCATCACCATCGATTCATCCCCCTACATTATCACCTCCACCACCTGTGCAAAATCCGAAACCTCCTCCAACACCGCGATCGCCAGGGAATCCACAATCACCTTCACCGCCTTTGTCCAAGCCACCTGCGAACGCACCTCTATCGAAGCCACCAAAAAGTAATCCACATTCACCTTCACCGCCTTTATCCAAGCCACCTGCGAACGCACCTCCATCTAAGCCACCAAAAAGTAATCCACATTCACCTTCACCGCCTTTATCCAAGCCACCTGCGAATACACCTCCATCTAAGCCACCAAAAAGTACTCCAGATTCTCCATCCTTAGTCCCTCCGAAAAATTCACCCCCTTCACCAGCTTCATTACCTCCTAGTAATTCACCATCTTCTAGTTCCCCCCCTAAGGACTCATCCCTACCAACACCTACTGCACAATTGTCGCCACCTCAACCTACTCTTAGTCCTCCTTCACCGTCATTTCCTTCAGGCCACAATGACACTACTACTTCCAGTAACAGTTCAGCGGACAGATCAAAGGATGCAGGTGATGGAAGCATTGGTACTGGAGGGACCATTGCACTTGGCATCATACTTGCATTTCTGTTGCTTAGTATAATTGGAGCAGCAGGATGGTGCATATGGAAGCGAAAGAAAAAGGATTCAGGCCCGAGTGATGGTTATATCTTGCCAGTCACTCTGATCTCCTCTCCGAAATCAG GTTCTGCCTCATTAAAGGTCGGAGAATCAATACCTGAAATTGGAAATGGAGCTGACTCCAATATTGCAGACGGAAACACTGGTGGATTAGGGCATTCAAAGCCATGGTTTACTTTTCAAGAACTAGTTGAAGCTACTAATGGATTTTCGGAGCATAATCTATTAGGCGAGGGTGGATTTGGTTCTGTGTACAAGGGATGCCTAGCAGATGGGAGAGATGTAGCAGTAAAGAAGCTTAATATTTTCGGGAGCCAGGGGGAGCGTGAGTTCAGAGCAGAAGTTGAAATCATCAGTCGGATACATCATCGACACTTGGTCTCACTTGTAGGTTATTGCATTTATGAGAGCGGAAGGCTCCTTGTCTATGAATACGTCCCCAATGATACCCTTTACTTCCATCTTCACG CACAGGGGAGACCCGTTATGGATTGGGCAACACGTGTTAAAATTGCTGTTGGTGCAGCCCGTGGAATAGCTTATCTGCATGAAGATT GCTGTCCTCGCATCATCCACAGAGATATTAAGTCGTCTAACATTCTTTTGGATAACAACTTTGATGCTCGG GTTGCTGATTTTGGATTAGCTAAATTAGCCCAGGATGCAAGAAGTCATGTTACGACCCGTGTTATGGGTACGTTTGG ATACATGGCCCCTGAATATGCATCCAGTGGAAAGCTGACTGAAAAATCCGACGTATTTTCCTTTGGAGTTGTGCTTCTGGAGCTAATTACTGGACGGAAGCCTGTGGATACATCTCAACCTTTGGGAGAGGAAAGTCTAGTTGAGTGG GCTCGACCTTTGCTTGGTGATGCGCTTGAAAAAGAGGAATTTGATCAGTTGACAGATCCTCGCCTTGAGAAGAACTATGTTGACAGTGAgatgtttcaaatgattgaGGTCGCTGCAGCTTGTGTGCGTCACTCAGCTGCAAAGAGACCAAGAATGGGACAG ATCATGAGAGCTTTTGATAGCATGCTTATGTCTGATCTGACAAACGGGATGAAAGTTGGTGAAAGTGCAATATATAACCCTGCTGAGCAATCTGCACAAATAAGAATGTTTCGGAGGATGGCATTTGCTAGTCAGGATCTTACTTCAGATTTTTCCAGTCAAGGCACCCATTATAGTAGCGAGTTGGCTGAACATGTTTAG